The Aquila chrysaetos chrysaetos chromosome 6, bAquChr1.4, whole genome shotgun sequence genome window below encodes:
- the MSTN gene encoding growth/differentiation factor 8 isoform X1 yields MQKLAIYVYIYLFMLISVDPVALDDSSQPPENAEKDGLCNACTWRQNTKSSRIEAIKIQILSKLRLEQAPNISRDVIKQLLPKAPPLQELIDQYDVQRDDSSDGSLEDDDYHATTETIITMPTESDFLVQMEGKPKCCFFKFSSKIQYNKVVKAQLWIYLRQVQKPTTVFVQILRLIKPMKDGTRYTGIRSLKLDMNPGTGIWQSIDVKTVLQNWLKQPESNLGIEIKAFDENGRDLAVTFPGPGEDGLNPFLEVRVTDTPKRSRRDFGLDCDEHSTESRCCRYPLTVDFEAFGWDWIIAPKRYKANYCSGECEFVFLQKYPHTHLVHQANPRGSAGPCCTPTKMSPINMLYFNGKEQIIYGKIPAMVVDRCGCS; encoded by the exons ATGCAAAAGCTAGCAATCTATGTTTATATTTACCTGTTCATGCTGATTTCAGTTGATCCAGTGGCTCTTGATGACAGTAGTCAGCCCCCAGAGAACGCTGAAAAAGATGGACTGTGCAATGCTTGTACATGGAGACAGAATACAAAATCTTCCAGAATAGAAGCCATAAAAATTCAAATCCTCAGCAAACTGCGCCTGGAACAAGCTCCTAACATTAGCAGGGATGTTATTAAGCAACTTTTACCCAAAGCTCCTCCGCTACAGGAACTGATCGATCAGTATGACGTCCAGAGAGACGACAGTAGCGATGGCTCTTTGGAAGACGATGACTATCACGCCACCACCGAAACGATTATCACAATGCCTACGGAGT CTGATTTTCTTGTACAAATGGAGGGAAAACCAAAATGTTGCTTCTTTAAGTTTAGCTCTAAAATACAATATAACAAAGTAGTAAAGGCACAATTGTGGATATACTTGAGGCAAGTCCAAAAACCTACAACAGTGTTTGTGCAGATCCTGAGACTTATTAAACCCATGAAAGACGGTACAAGATATACTGGAATTCGATCTTTGAAACTTGACATGAACCCAGGCACTGGTATTTGGCAGAGTATTGATGTGAAGACAGTGTTGCAAAATTGGCTCAAACAGCCTGAATCCAATTTAGGCATcgaaataaaagcttttgatgAGAATGGACGAGATCTTGCTGTAACTTTCCCAGGACCAGGTGAAGATGGATTG AACCCATTTTTAGAGGTCAGAGTTACAGACACACCGAAACGGTCCCGCAGAGATTTTGGCCTCGACTGTGACGAGCACTCGACAGAATCCCGGTGTTGTCGCTACCCGCTGACCGTGGATTTTGAAGCTTTTGGATGGGACTGGATTATCGCACCTAAAAGATACAAAGCCAATTACTGCTCTGGAGAATGcgaatttgtatttttacaaaaataccCGCACACTCACCTCGTACACCAAGCAAACCCCAGAGGCTCGGCAGGCCCTTGCTGCACGCCCACCAAGATGTCCCCCATAAACATGCTGTACTTCAACGGGAAAGAACAAATAATATACGGCAAGATACCGGCCATGGTTGTAGATCGCTGCGGGTGCTCATGA
- the MSTN gene encoding growth/differentiation factor 8 isoform X2 — protein sequence MQKLAIYVYIYLFMLISVDPVALDDSSQPPENAEKDGLCNACTWRQNTKSSRIEAIKIQILSKLRLEQAPNISRDVIKQLLPKAPPLQELIDQYDVQRDDSSDGSLEDDDYHATTETIITMPTELFVQILRLIKPMKDGTRYTGIRSLKLDMNPGTGIWQSIDVKTVLQNWLKQPESNLGIEIKAFDENGRDLAVTFPGPGEDGLNPFLEVRVTDTPKRSRRDFGLDCDEHSTESRCCRYPLTVDFEAFGWDWIIAPKRYKANYCSGECEFVFLQKYPHTHLVHQANPRGSAGPCCTPTKMSPINMLYFNGKEQIIYGKIPAMVVDRCGCS from the exons ATGCAAAAGCTAGCAATCTATGTTTATATTTACCTGTTCATGCTGATTTCAGTTGATCCAGTGGCTCTTGATGACAGTAGTCAGCCCCCAGAGAACGCTGAAAAAGATGGACTGTGCAATGCTTGTACATGGAGACAGAATACAAAATCTTCCAGAATAGAAGCCATAAAAATTCAAATCCTCAGCAAACTGCGCCTGGAACAAGCTCCTAACATTAGCAGGGATGTTATTAAGCAACTTTTACCCAAAGCTCCTCCGCTACAGGAACTGATCGATCAGTATGACGTCCAGAGAGACGACAGTAGCGATGGCTCTTTGGAAGACGATGACTATCACGCCACCACCGAAACGATTATCACAATGCCTACGGAGT TGTTTGTGCAGATCCTGAGACTTATTAAACCCATGAAAGACGGTACAAGATATACTGGAATTCGATCTTTGAAACTTGACATGAACCCAGGCACTGGTATTTGGCAGAGTATTGATGTGAAGACAGTGTTGCAAAATTGGCTCAAACAGCCTGAATCCAATTTAGGCATcgaaataaaagcttttgatgAGAATGGACGAGATCTTGCTGTAACTTTCCCAGGACCAGGTGAAGATGGATTG AACCCATTTTTAGAGGTCAGAGTTACAGACACACCGAAACGGTCCCGCAGAGATTTTGGCCTCGACTGTGACGAGCACTCGACAGAATCCCGGTGTTGTCGCTACCCGCTGACCGTGGATTTTGAAGCTTTTGGATGGGACTGGATTATCGCACCTAAAAGATACAAAGCCAATTACTGCTCTGGAGAATGcgaatttgtatttttacaaaaataccCGCACACTCACCTCGTACACCAAGCAAACCCCAGAGGCTCGGCAGGCCCTTGCTGCACGCCCACCAAGATGTCCCCCATAAACATGCTGTACTTCAACGGGAAAGAACAAATAATATACGGCAAGATACCGGCCATGGTTGTAGATCGCTGCGGGTGCTCATGA